Below is a genomic region from Astatotilapia calliptera chromosome 13, fAstCal1.2, whole genome shotgun sequence.
ATATGTGGCTCCACAGTCTTTAATCAGTTACAGTTCGTTTGCATTCGTTTATTAATGTAGCGATGCAGTAATAAAGCATACAGGCAAATTTGCTACGGCTTCAGCGTCACATTACAAATGGGAAATGAACTGTATGaaattttaaaagcagaatgtGTGCTGCACAAAGTCCTGATGTTTTCCTGTGTACATCACAACTGACCTCCTGACTTGCTTGAATAAAGACCGTCTTTGTGCTTCTAAAAATGGGattgaatttgatttatttcatcACAAAGTAACCATTTGTTATCAGGAAACATGATCACAATTATTAGAAGTGCATTTCACAGTAAGTATCATTGCAACAACAGTTACAGGACAATGTAACTACATTGTGTTTTGTAGACTGCTAGAAGCTCTCTGCACTTCCATTTTCATGCCTGTACATTTCAGATGATAGGTCCACGGGTTTCAGCATATTAACCGCCTTAGTTGTACTCTAGCATTAGGATATGTGTGTTTGGAAAGCCACAGTACAGAGGTTTCAGCACGTTTTTCAACTACTGTAGgattggctgtagctcaggacgTAGAGACATCATCTACTAATTGGGAAGTTGGTgatttgatccctggctgctccagttagCATGCTAATGTATGCTAACAAGATACTGAAGCCCGAGTTGCTCTCCAGTGTAATCAACtttgtgtaaatggatgaaaagtgctgtataagaaccagtccatttacttgTGATGGTGTTTgccatttaaaaagaacaggTTTAACACTGTTTAATATTCCTTACTGGACTGACTGGTCCAACCACACAGTCAGATAACTGCCACGAGCTGGTTATATATCCAGAGAACTGTGGTTTTAGCTCCACACAGCTAAAATGGATCGACTTTGGCCTCCTGCAGGCCAGGCGGTGAATATCTTTGTGTTGGAAGAAAATAGATGTACGCTAAAGTGATAGGTGGGTGCAGGAGGCATCATCATGTGCTGAATTGGACACACTTACTTATTGTCAGAGGAGAGGGAGCAGatcttaatcagaatcagaatcagaatcagaaaggggtttattgccaaatgttgagcaggtttacaacattaggaaattgctgcggtgcttcagtgcaaacatagtgtcataaatagcacttaaatagacatggaaaaataaaagaataagaattaaaagtgctacgtagaaagatatatacatgagtgcaggtggtgatcagtgccaaacatgaaatgatgcagtgacacagcgtagggtcatgtgttagtggcggggacagtcatatggttattgttcatgagtccaacagcagaggggaagaaactgttcttatggcgagaggttctggtgcgaatggaccggagcctcctgcctgaggggagcaggtcaaacagactgtgtccagggtgagaagggtcagctgagatccgagctgcgcgccccagtgtcctggaggtgtacaggtcctgcagagatgggagtctgcagccaatcaccttctcagcagaaaCGTGGTCGCCTTTAGCTGAGCTTCTGAGACATTATGAAGGGAATAATTTAGAAAATGATACTTGGCGTTGActtgttctttattttatttgctatttttattttctttctcgtcttgttttgtttgttttatgtgtgctgtgcctttcttttcttttaatttttttatttatacttgTAGTAGAAGTGCTGAGTCTACAAGTCTTATTTACTCAATAACACACAAAGGTAAAGATGTAAAGGAAAgcaaatacagaaaacacataaaagatAGAACATACATGTGTGGCACCGGTGAGCAAAAACCAGATCTGACAAATACAAATGAAGTAAATTAGACACAATTGTGCAAAATTGATAAGAGAAAcggtgaaaaaaaggaaaatagttCTTAAGGATAACTATTCATTTATCACTGTATCGCTCTTACGTATTTCATTCATTGTGCCCTTGGGCTCAGCAGCAGGACAAAGGTCCAATACACAGCAGCCAGTCCACCTCTGAGTGGGTAAAGCAAACCAACATGAAGACTTTGGGTTGGCCCAGacaaagtcctgacctgaacCCGATTGAGATGCTGCGGCATGACCTTAAAGGCGgttcatgcttgaaaacccACCGAATGTGGCTGTAGTAAAACAGTTTGCAGAGATGAGTGGGCCAAAAAGTGCTGTAAAAGACTCACTGCCAGTCATCACAAAGGCTCGATTGCAGTCGTTGCTGTTAAAGGTGACCCAATCAGTTATTAGGTTCAGGGGCAATCAGTGCTTCACACAGGTATGTTTGGGTTTTTCTCCTTAATAAGaaaaacaccttcatttagaatctgcgttttgtgtttacttgtgttatctttgtctaatattcaaatttgtttgatctgaaacaGTTAAGTGTAACGaacatacaaaaacacaggGAATCAGGAAGGAGGCAACACTTTGTCAGTGTCCTCTGTGCTGCTGCCGTCCTGGCACGCACCaaacatttttgttcatttctgcTGAATCATCTCAGGATGCTACAGCGCCCTTTGACATTCTCACCCTGGAGAACAGTTTGggtgtttttaaatgttcaaaaCAGCCTGGCGTTTCAGTTGACTCCAAGTTGACTCTTTAGCACTGAAAGTGTTCAGAACAGCTCGAGGTCCTTCCATCACCATTAGTGGTTCTAGTGTCGGTTTGAAAGGGAATTTGATCTTGTGTATATTTGAGGCCCACCGTTCGACAGAATGGACCTAAAGACTGAGATAATAAACAGAGAAATACTTCTGCAGAATCCGGAGGTGATGTTGAACAGAAGAGGGACAAATTTAAATCAGGTAAAGGTTTAGATTTATTGTTACGTTATACACTGGTTACAAAGAAAACCTGTTTTTGATACATACAAATCTTTCATGAATCAGTCTAGAGAAAGCACTCTTGAGTATACAACGGCATGCACTCGTTTACACTGAAATCAGCACTTTAGCAAGTGACCAGTTTTACCAGTTGATTGACCCTTGCAGATACGTAGTGGGATGCCAGTGATTGTTTTACTTGTGTAACATCTTGCGTCTGTTGTGTTAGTACATCCCTGTGTCATTGACATCCACCCTCAGGACTGCTTCACCTGAATCAGACATGGAGGCACTGACAATAACGTAGTCACCTTCATAAGAAATGCAGGACCCGTCAGCCTTGGCTCTTACGAAACTATTTTCACTCCCATTATACATGATGTCATAAAGATTATAGTCACAGTCGGTTCCTTTGTCAAAGATCCCCACGGCAAACCAGTTGGAGTAGAGGCTTCGATCATACGGCACGGAGAACATGACAGCCATGATGTGGCTATAGTCGTTCATGTCAGGGTTGACAAGGTCATAGGTGAAGACTCCAACTGCTCCAGTTGCACTGCCAGTGACTTTGTTGAACAGTGCACTGGCTTCAGAGCAGGGACCTACCATGGGTGGCAAAGGGACCTCGCATTTGCCACTCTCACTGAAAGCCCTAAGCATGGAGACACAGTGTGTTAGATGGGTCTAACAGAAACACTTTGACCAGTTCTTCTGGTTATACTTTCCAATAAGTAAACACTGTTTGTCTAAACtatgtaacaataatgcagtcAATAGGACACATTGCATGCACAACAGTATTGTAAGAGCTGAACAACCCAACAGGGCTGTGACGCTTTTGGTTTCTCATTCGCATTATTGAAGTTACACAACAAAAGTAACAATAAACTTATACCCACATACGTGCTCCAACCCTTATCCTTATAGGGCGAATGTATGGAggagtttcattttaat
It encodes:
- the LOC113035039 gene encoding DELTA-sagatoxin-Srs1a-like, which gives rise to MPHRSCSVEINNNSGYTLANPRAFSESGKCEVPLPPMVGPCSEASALFNKVTGSATGAVGVFTYDLVNPDMNDYSHIMAVMFSVPYDRSLYSNWFAVGIFDKGTDCDYNLYDIMYNGSENSFVRAKADGSCISYEGDYVIVSASMSDSGEAVLRVDVNDTGMY